CCCGATGCAGTTCATCGCGCCCTTCGCCGGCTGCGCCATGGGCGAGTACTTCCGCGACAACGGCATGCACGCCGTGATCGTGTACGACGATCTCTCCAAGCAGGCCGTGGCCTACCGCCAGATGTCGCTGCTGCTGCGCCGTCCGCCGGGCCGCGAGGCTTACCCGGGCGACGTGTTCTACCTCCACAGCCGGCTTTTGGAGCGCGCCGCCAAGATGGGCGACGCCGCCGGCAACGGCTCGCTGACCGCGCTTCCGGTCATCGAGACCCAGGCCAACGACGTCTCGGCCTACATCCCGACCAACGTGATCTCCATCACCGACGGTCAGATCTTCCTCGAGACCGACCTGTTCTACCAGGGCATCCGCCCGGCGGTGAACGTCGGCCTCTCGGTGTCGCGCGTGGGCTCCTCGGCCCAGACCAAGGCGATGAAGAAGGTCGCCGGCAAGATCAAGGGCGAGCTCGCGCAGTATCGCGAGATGGCGGCCTTCGCGCAGTTCGGATCCGATCTCGACGCCTCGACCCAGCAGCTGCTGAACCGCGGCTCGCGTCTGACCGAGCTCCTGAAGCAGCCGCAGTTCTCGCCGCTGAAGATGGAAGAGCAGGTCGCGGTGATCTACGCCGGCGTGAACGGCTACCTTGACAAGATGCCGGTCAGCAAGGTCCGTCCGTTCGAGGACGCGCTGCTCAGCACCCTGCGCTCCAAGCACAAGGACCTGCTCGACGCGATCGCCGCCTCCAAGGACCTGTCGGACGAGAACGCCGGCAAGCTGAAGAGCGTCGTCGAGAGCGTCGCCAAGTCGATCGCCTAAGGCGCCGCCCCTCCCCCTTGCGGGGAGGGGTTAGGGGTGGGGGGGATGCAGGAGGCACCGTGCCGCTCCATCCTGAACCACCCCCACCTCCGGCTCCTCCCCACAAGGGGGAGGAGAGGCCCTTTCAAATGGACCTGGACCTCACCCGATGGCGAGCTTGAAGGACCTGCGCAACCGCATCACCTCGGTGAAGGCGACGCAGAAGATCACCAAGGCCATGCAGATGGTCGCGGCCGCCAAGCTGCGCCGGGCGCAGATGGCCGCCGAGGCCGGGCGCCCCTACGCCGAGAAGATGTCCGCGGTGCTCGGCAACCTCGCGGGCAACCTCGTGGGGGGCGTCGGTGCCCCGAAGCTCCTGTCCGGCACGGGCTCGGAGCAGACGCATCTGCTGGTCGTCTGCACCGGCGATCGTGGTCTCGCCGGCGCGTTCAACTCGTCGATCGTCCGCCTCGCGATCCGTGAGTATGCCCAGAAGCTGACCGCCGAGGGCAAGACCCTCAAGATCATGACGGTCGGCAAGAAGGGTCTCGACATGCTGCGGCGGCAGTATCGCGACCAGATCGTCGAGAGCATGGACATCCGCGGCAACCGGCCGGTGGATTACGAGTTCGCCGCCGAGATCGCCGACAAGATCCTCACCCGCTTCGAGGCCGGCGAGTTCGATGTCGCGACCCTGTTCTACTCCGAGTTCCGCTCGGTCATCTCGCAGATCCCGACTGCGCAGCGCCTGATCCCGGCCGAGCTGCCCGAGGCCGACACGAGCGCGAAGGCGACCGCCGGCAACGCGGCCCTGGAATTCGAGCCCTCCGAGGAGGCGATCCTCGAGACGCTGCTGCCGAAGAACCTGACGGTGCAGATCTACCGGGCGCTCCTGGAGAACGCCGCCTCCGAGCAGGGCGCGCGCATGAGCGCCATGGACTCGGCGACCCGCAACGCGGGCGAGATGATCAAGAAGCAGACGCTGATCTACAACCGGACGCGTCAGGCCATGATCACCAAGGAACTCATCGAGATCATCTCGGGTGCGGAAGCCCTCTGAGGCACGCGACCTGACCGCACAGCTTGAAGGGTAGGTTAACGATGGCGAACACCGCACTCCCCGGCACCGGCTCCAACAAGGTCGGCAAGATCACCCAGGTTATCGGCCCCGTGGTCGACGTGCAGTTCGAGGGCCACCTGCCCGAGATCCTGAACGCGCTGGAGACCAAGAACAACGGCGCCCGCCTCGTCCTCGAGGTGGCCCAGCAGCTCGGTGAGAACACCGTCCGCTGCATCGCCATGGACACGTCCGAGGGCTTGACCCGCGGCCAGGAGTGCACCGACACCGGCGAGCCGATCAAGGTTCCGGTGGGCATGAACACGCTCGGCCGCATCATGAACGTCATCGGCGAGCCGATCGACGAGGCCGGCCCGGTCCAGGCCGACACCTTCCGCGCCATCCACCAGCCGGCCCCCTCCTACGCCGAGCAGTCGACCGAGGCGCAGATCCTCGTCACCGGCATCAAGGT
The sequence above is drawn from the Methylobacterium mesophilicum SR1.6/6 genome and encodes:
- the atpA gene encoding F0F1 ATP synthase subunit alpha, which translates into the protein MDIRAAEISAILKEQIKNFGEEAEVTEVGQVLSVGDGIARAYGLDNVQAGEMVEFESGVRGMALNLEQDNVGIVIFGSDREIKEGQTVKRTGAIVDVPVGKGLLGRVVDALGNPIDGKGPIQSTERRRVDVKAPGIIPRKSVHEPMATGLKAIDALIPVGRGQRELIIGDRQTGKTAIALDTILNQKPGHAAGGDEKAKLYCIYVAIGQKRSTVAQFVKVLEDQGALEYSIVIAATASDAAPMQFIAPFAGCAMGEYFRDNGMHAVIVYDDLSKQAVAYRQMSLLLRRPPGREAYPGDVFYLHSRLLERAAKMGDAAGNGSLTALPVIETQANDVSAYIPTNVISITDGQIFLETDLFYQGIRPAVNVGLSVSRVGSSAQTKAMKKVAGKIKGELAQYREMAAFAQFGSDLDASTQQLLNRGSRLTELLKQPQFSPLKMEEQVAVIYAGVNGYLDKMPVSKVRPFEDALLSTLRSKHKDLLDAIAASKDLSDENAGKLKSVVESVAKSIA
- a CDS encoding F0F1 ATP synthase subunit gamma — protein: MASLKDLRNRITSVKATQKITKAMQMVAAAKLRRAQMAAEAGRPYAEKMSAVLGNLAGNLVGGVGAPKLLSGTGSEQTHLLVVCTGDRGLAGAFNSSIVRLAIREYAQKLTAEGKTLKIMTVGKKGLDMLRRQYRDQIVESMDIRGNRPVDYEFAAEIADKILTRFEAGEFDVATLFYSEFRSVISQIPTAQRLIPAELPEADTSAKATAGNAALEFEPSEEAILETLLPKNLTVQIYRALLENAASEQGARMSAMDSATRNAGEMIKKQTLIYNRTRQAMITKELIEIISGAEAL